In Rhinatrema bivittatum chromosome 1, aRhiBiv1.1, whole genome shotgun sequence, a single genomic region encodes these proteins:
- the LOC115090883 gene encoding C-X-C motif chemokine 6-like isoform X2 encodes MRGAYGPAVCDPCVCQKITSLYINPIRISRLQISRPTLCCNKQEIFVTLKTGQIVCVDPDAKWINKIIANVRKNKANYISMRPGRT; translated from the exons GTGCGTATGGGCCTGCTGTGTGTGATCCATGCGTGTGCCAGAAAATTACTTCGCTCTATATAAATCCAATAAGGATTTCTCGCCTTCAAATCTCTAGGCCAACTCTCTGCTGCAACAAACAAGAAATTTT CGTTACATTAAAAACTGGACAGATTGTATGTGTGGACCCAGATGCTAAGTGGATAAACAAGATCATAGCGAATGTTCGGAA gaataaAGCAAATTACATCTCAATGAGACCTGGAAGAACATGA
- the LOC115090883 gene encoding C-X-C motif chemokine 6-like isoform X1: protein MRSSAALLLLALLLISQDAHGAYGPAVCDPCVCQKITSLYINPIRISRLQISRPTLCCNKQEIFVTLKTGQIVCVDPDAKWINKIIANVRKNKANYISMRPGRT, encoded by the exons ATGAGATCCAGCGCTGctctcctgctgctggccctgctgCTAATCAGTCAGGATGCTCATG GTGCGTATGGGCCTGCTGTGTGTGATCCATGCGTGTGCCAGAAAATTACTTCGCTCTATATAAATCCAATAAGGATTTCTCGCCTTCAAATCTCTAGGCCAACTCTCTGCTGCAACAAACAAGAAATTTT CGTTACATTAAAAACTGGACAGATTGTATGTGTGGACCCAGATGCTAAGTGGATAAACAAGATCATAGCGAATGTTCGGAA gaataaAGCAAATTACATCTCAATGAGACCTGGAAGAACATGA